From one Paenibacillus sp. FSL K6-1330 genomic stretch:
- a CDS encoding PadR family transcriptional regulator, protein MSEDQDILHSLVQELRRGTIILGVLSQLSEPQYGYSLVTILQEKGISVEAGTLYPLLRRLEKQGLLDSEWDTNEARPRKYYIISQTGKDIYRQLYHEWKDMMTSLEGLVDDKGDSSNGSD, encoded by the coding sequence ATGTCAGAGGATCAAGATATTCTGCACAGTTTGGTTCAGGAGCTTCGGCGAGGAACCATCATTCTTGGTGTCCTCAGCCAATTGTCGGAACCTCAGTATGGATATTCATTGGTGACCATACTGCAGGAGAAGGGGATCAGCGTGGAAGCGGGTACCCTGTATCCCTTGCTGCGGCGGTTGGAGAAACAAGGCTTGCTGGATAGCGAGTGGGATACGAATGAGGCTCGTCCGAGAAAATATTACATCATAAGTCAGACAGGTAAGGATATATATCGGCAGCTATATCATGAATGGAAGGATATGATGACAAGTCTGGAGGGACTTGTTGATGACAAGGGGGACTCAAGTAATGGATCTGATTAA
- a CDS encoding Cof-type HAD-IIB family hydrolase, whose translation MNRKIIFFDIDGTLLDHEKKVPATTKESIQELKDAGHIVAIATGRAPYHFEELREELGINSYVCLNGQYVVHEGQPIYGNPLAIDALQQLTEQAVELDHPIIYAGSEAMKMNVTEHVHIDSSWGELKLTIPEYDPEYYLGRDIYQAIVFCTEEEEAAYVNRFEGRFDFVRWGPYGIDVLPSGGSKAEGIKQLIQLLHIDLEDTIAFGDYLNDLEMLSHVGHGVAMGNAPEIVKQAARYITRDVDQDGIQYGLRMLGLLGKEAQEIV comes from the coding sequence TTGAATAGGAAAATCATATTTTTTGATATTGACGGGACGCTGCTGGATCATGAAAAAAAGGTTCCGGCTACAACGAAGGAGTCCATACAAGAGTTAAAGGATGCCGGGCACATCGTCGCCATAGCGACAGGGCGCGCTCCTTATCATTTTGAAGAACTGCGGGAGGAGCTCGGTATCAATTCCTATGTTTGTTTGAACGGACAGTATGTGGTTCACGAAGGCCAACCGATCTATGGAAATCCATTGGCGATAGATGCCTTGCAGCAGCTGACGGAGCAGGCCGTGGAGCTTGATCATCCGATCATCTATGCCGGCAGTGAAGCCATGAAGATGAACGTAACCGAGCATGTTCATATCGATTCCAGCTGGGGCGAGCTGAAACTTACGATCCCGGAATATGATCCCGAATATTACTTGGGCAGAGACATTTATCAGGCTATTGTATTCTGCACGGAGGAAGAGGAAGCGGCTTACGTGAACAGATTCGAAGGTCGGTTCGATTTCGTTCGATGGGGTCCTTATGGAATCGATGTGTTACCGTCGGGCGGATCCAAAGCGGAAGGGATCAAACAATTAATTCAGCTGCTGCACATCGATCTCGAGGATACTATCGCTTTTGGTGACTATCTGAATGATCTGGAGATGCTGTCACATGTAGGCCACGGTGTGGCTATGGGCAATGCGCCGGAGATCGTTAAGCAGGCGGCCAGATATATAACCCGGGATGTTGATCAAGATGGTATACAGTACGGTCTTCGTATGTTGGGTCTCCTGGGCAAGGAAGCGCAGGAGATCGTATAG